Proteins co-encoded in one Cucurbita pepo subsp. pepo cultivar mu-cu-16 chromosome LG15, ASM280686v2, whole genome shotgun sequence genomic window:
- the LOC111811281 gene encoding magnesium transporter MRS2-3-like isoform X1 has protein sequence MRGQHFHPQKPGLAGPDEENEPVRSYFPGVNVPLGAGIRKKGTRVRPWLLLDSTGEAQVVEAGKHAIMRRTGLPARDLRILDPLLSYPSTILGREKAIVINLEHIKAIIAAQEVFVLNARDPSVTPFVEELQKRVLRHHQATKASQDGNDDDSNWRNLYDLGEPRSRTQSPNYYQGFPQADEEEGKENGKQGLKNQEGLKVLPFEFVALEACLEAACSCLESEADTLELEAHPALDKLTTKISTLNLERVRQIKSRLVAITGRVQKVRDELEHLLDDDEDMAEMYLTEKMVQQQLENSSISSIPERDEMDDAVQQSGNDESSPEMSLEGNMDASHVGRDSHGTRTSTTQSAISKHLDVEELEMLLEAYFVQIDGTLNKLSTLRGVCG, from the exons ATGCGAGGACAGCATTTTCACCCACAGAAGCCGGGTCTCGCCGGACCCGATGAGGAAAACGAACCAGTTCGCTCGTATTTCCCTGGAGTGAACGTCCCGTTAGGCGCCGGAATTCGGAAGAAGGGAACCAGAGTCCGGCCATGGCTGCTCCTGGACTCGACCGGCGAAGCTCAAGTAGTTGAGGCTGGAAAACATGCGATTATGCGGCGGACTGGCCTGCCGGCTCGGGACCTTCGGATTCTCGATCCGTTGCTCTCGTATCCATCTACAATTCTTGGCCGTGAGAAAGCGATTGTGATCAATTTAGAGCACATCAAAGCCATTATCGCTGCTCAAGAAGTGTTCGTGTTGAATGCCAGGGATCCGTCTGTAACTCCCTTTGTTGAGGAGCTTCAGAAGCGAGTATTGCGGCACCATCAAGCCACGAAGGCTTCTCAG GATGGCAATGACGATGATTCTAATTGGAGAAATTTGTATGACCTGGGGGAGCCTCGATCGAGGACTCAAAGTCCTAATTACTATCAAGGATTTCCACAGGCTGATGAGGAGGAGGGGAAGGAAAACGGGAAACAAGGTCTCAAAAATCAGGAGGGATTGAAGGTTCTTCCTTTCGAGTTTGTTGCTTTGGAGGCATGCCTTGAAGCCGCTTGCAGTTGCTTAGAAAGTGAA GCAGATACATTGGAGCTAGAAGCTCACCCAGCTTTGGATAAGCTGACTACTAAGATTAGTACTCTCAATTTGGAACGGGTGCGTCAAATCAAAAGTCGATTGGTTGCAATAACTGGACGAGTTCAAAAG GTGCGCGACGAATTAGAACACttgctagatgatgatgaggatATGGCTGAGATGTACTTAACAGAGAAGATGGTTCAGCAACAACTTGAGaactcttccatttcttcaattcCCGAGAGAGATGAAATGGACGACGCAGTTCAGCAGTCAGGCAACGATGAGAG TTCTCCTGAAATGTCGTTGGAAGGCAATATGGACGCTTCCCATGTGGGCAGGGACAGCCATGGGACCCGGACGAGTACTACCCAGAGCGCTATAAGCAAACACCTCGACGTGGAGGAACTCGAGATGCTGTTGGAGGCATACTTTGTGCAAATTGATGGTACACTGAACAAACTCTCCACG CTGAGGGGAGTATGTGGATGA
- the LOC111811277 gene encoding tubulin alpha chain-like: protein MRECISIHIGQAGIQVGNACWELYCLEHGIQPDGQMPGDTTVGGGDDAFNTFFSETGAGKHVPRALFVDLEPTVIDEVRTGMYRQLFHPEQLISGKEDAANNFARGHYTIGKEIADLCLDRIRKLADNCTGLQGFLVFNAVGGGTGSGLGSLLLERLSVDYGKKSKLGFTVYPSPQVSTSVVEPYNSVLSTHSLLEHTDVSVLLDNEAIYDICRRSLAIERPTYTNLNRLISQVISSLTASLRFDGALNVDVTEFQTNLVPYPRIHFMLSSYAPVISAEKAYHEQLSVAEITSSAFEPSSMMAKCDPRNGKYMACCLMYRGDVVPKDANAAVATIKTKRTIQFVDWCPTGFKCGINYQAPTVVPGGDLARVQRAICMISNSTSVAEVFCRIDHKFDLMYAKRAFVHWYVGEGMEEGEFSEAREDLAALEKDYEEVGAESDEGGDDDDQEEY from the exons ATGAGGGAGTGCATTTCGATTCACATCGGTCAGGCTGGGATTCAGGTCGGCAATGCGTGCTGGGAACTCTACTGCCTTGAACATGGAATTCAG CCTGATGGCCAAATGCCGGGTGACACGACTGTAGGCGGAGGCGATGATGCCTTCAACACCTTCTTCAGTGAAACAGGTGCAGGCAAGCATGTTCCTCGAGCTCTTTTCGTTGATCTCGAGCCTACTGTCATCGATGAGGTGAGGACTGGAATGTATCGCCAGTTGTTCCATCCTGAACAGCTAATCAGCGGTAAGGAAGATGCTGCCAACAACTTTGCTCGCGGCCACTACACCA TTGGCAAGGAGATCGCTGATCTCTGTTTGGATCGCATTAGAAAGCTCGCTGACAATTGCACTGGACTCCAAGGCTTCCTTGTTTTTAACGCTGTCGGTGGGGGTACTGGGTCTGGTCTTGGCTCTCTCCTGTTGGAGCGTTTGTCTGTTGACTATGGCAAGAAATCAAAGCTTGGTTTCACAGTTTATCCCTCTCCACAAGTTTCCACCTCTGTTGTTGAACCCTACAACAGTGTTCTCTCAACCCACTCTCTCCTTGAACATACAGATGTTTCTGTGCTCCTTGACAACGAAGCCATTTATGACATTTGTAGACGTTCCCTTGCAATTGAGCGACCCACCTACACAAACCTCAACCGCCTCATCTCTCAG GTGATTTCATCCCTGACAGCATCTCTACGGTTCGATGGAGCTTTGAATGTGGATGTAACCGAGTTCCAAACGAATTTGGTCCCATACCCAAGAATCCACTTCATGCTTTCCTCCTATGCTCCAGTGATCTCCGCAGAGAAGGCATACCACGAACAACTCTCTGTAGCGGAGATCACCAGCAGCGCCTTCGAGCCATCTTCCATGATGGCCAAGTGCGATCCCCGCAATGGGAAGTACATGGCTTGCTGTCTGATGTACAGAGGAGATGTTGTGCCAAAGGACGCCAACGCCGCCGTTGCCACCATAAAAACGAAGCGCACGATCCAGTTCGTGGACTGGTGCCCCACTGGTTTCAAGTGCGGGATCAACTACCAGGCGCCGACGGTGGTTCCGGGTGGCGACCTGGCCAGAGTGCAGAGGGCAATCTGTATGATATCGAACTCCACCAGCGTGGCAGAGGTGTTCTGTCGCATAGACCACAAGTTTGATCTGATGTATGCGAAGAGGGCGTTCGTGCATTGGTACGTGGGGGAGGGCATGGAGGAGGGAGAGTTCTCTGAAGCTCGTGAGGATCTTGCGGCCCTTGAGAAGGATTATGAGGAAGTGGGTGCTGAGTCTGATGAAGGTGGTGATGATGACGATCAGGAGGAGTACTGA
- the LOC111811289 gene encoding uncharacterized protein LOC111811289 isoform X2, whose translation MLVQCWKLESVTPAAILMFHSCSSLQMRTIGAIRPQLTELFNRSCFRSFRVRALSSSSLASSNQSRGGLPRFFSQVLPSYKGDVIRLEGDEVWHMTKVLRLKTDDRVELFNGNGGLVEGSIKNVRVNGLDILAMEDPKSVLPQSTQWHVFAACGTLKGGRADWLVEKCTELGASSVTPLLTERCATISDNRVHRFERITLAATKQCESVFKSKTAPNESEFSIEDLWSFAHSVAEATPLVSALASIETESGGLLVVGPEGDFTEKEVNMMKEAGAIPVGLGPYRLRVETATVAILSTLMLWSDSKSSNR comes from the exons ATGCTTGTTCAGTGTTGGAAGCTTGAAAGCGTCACACCAGCGGCAATCCTCATGTTCCATAGTTGTTCTTCTTTGCAGATGCGAACTATAGGAGCAATACGACCTCAATTGACGGAGTTATTCAACCGTTCGTGTTTCAGAAGCTTCAGAGTTAGAGCTCTCTCGTCTTCATCTCTGGCTTCCTCGAATCAATCCCGCGGTGGTCTTCCTCGCTTCTTCTCCCAAGTTCTTCCTTCTTATAAG GGTGATGTTATTCGTCTAGAAGGCGATGAAGTCTGGCATATGACTAAAGTTTTGAGGTTGAAGACTGATGATAG GGTGGAGCTGTTCAATGGAAATGGAGGTTTAGTTGAAGGGAGCATAAAGAACGTTCGTGTCAACGGACTCGACATTCTGGCAATGGAAGATCCAAAATCTGTTCTACCTCAAAGCACACAGTGGCATGTATTTGCAGCTTGTG GTACTCTAAAGGGCGGTCGTGCTGATTGGCTTGTTGAGAAATGTACA GAACTGGGTGCCAGTAGCGTAACTCCACTGCTAACAGAACGTTGCGCTACCATATCTGATAACCGGGTACACAGATTTGAACGTATCACATTGGCAGCAACTAAACAATGTGAGTCAGTATTCAA GTCAAAGACTGCACCAAATGAGTCTGAATTCTCCATTGAAGATTTATGGTCTTTTGCACATT CAGTTGCAGAAGCAACCCCGCTTGTAAGTGCATTAGCTTCAATTGAAACCGAGTCTGGTGGGCTTTTGGTCGTCGGACCTGAAGGAG acTTCACCGAAAAAGAGGTCAATATGATGAAAGAAGCTGGTGCAATTCCAGTTGGTCTTGGTCCATATCGACTTCGTGTTGAAACTGCAACAGTTGCAATCTTATCAACCCTGATGTTATGGTCTGACTCGAAAAGTTCTAATCGTTAA
- the LOC111811289 gene encoding uncharacterized protein LOC111811289 isoform X3 — MLVQCWKLESVTPAAILMFHSCSSLQMRTIGAIRPQLTELFNRSCFRSFRVRALSSSSLASSNQSRGGLPRFFSQVLPSYKGDVIRLEGDEVWHMTKVLRLKTDDRVELFNGNGGLVEGSIKNVRVNGLDILAMEDPKSVLPQSTQWHVFAACGTLKGGRADWLVEKCTELGASSVTPLLTERCATISDNRVHRFERITLAATKQCESVFKSKTAPNESEFSIEDLWSFAHFAEATPLVSALASIETESGGLLVVGPEGDFTEKEVNMMKEAGAIPVGLGPYRLRVETATVAILSTLMLWSDSKSSNR, encoded by the exons ATGCTTGTTCAGTGTTGGAAGCTTGAAAGCGTCACACCAGCGGCAATCCTCATGTTCCATAGTTGTTCTTCTTTGCAGATGCGAACTATAGGAGCAATACGACCTCAATTGACGGAGTTATTCAACCGTTCGTGTTTCAGAAGCTTCAGAGTTAGAGCTCTCTCGTCTTCATCTCTGGCTTCCTCGAATCAATCCCGCGGTGGTCTTCCTCGCTTCTTCTCCCAAGTTCTTCCTTCTTATAAG GGTGATGTTATTCGTCTAGAAGGCGATGAAGTCTGGCATATGACTAAAGTTTTGAGGTTGAAGACTGATGATAG GGTGGAGCTGTTCAATGGAAATGGAGGTTTAGTTGAAGGGAGCATAAAGAACGTTCGTGTCAACGGACTCGACATTCTGGCAATGGAAGATCCAAAATCTGTTCTACCTCAAAGCACACAGTGGCATGTATTTGCAGCTTGTG GTACTCTAAAGGGCGGTCGTGCTGATTGGCTTGTTGAGAAATGTACA GAACTGGGTGCCAGTAGCGTAACTCCACTGCTAACAGAACGTTGCGCTACCATATCTGATAACCGGGTACACAGATTTGAACGTATCACATTGGCAGCAACTAAACAATGTGAGTCAGTATTCAA GTCAAAGACTGCACCAAATGAGTCTGAATTCTCCATTGAAGATTTATGGTCTTTTGCACATT TTGCAGAAGCAACCCCGCTTGTAAGTGCATTAGCTTCAATTGAAACCGAGTCTGGTGGGCTTTTGGTCGTCGGACCTGAAGGAG acTTCACCGAAAAAGAGGTCAATATGATGAAAGAAGCTGGTGCAATTCCAGTTGGTCTTGGTCCATATCGACTTCGTGTTGAAACTGCAACAGTTGCAATCTTATCAACCCTGATGTTATGGTCTGACTCGAAAAGTTCTAATCGTTAA
- the LOC111811306 gene encoding protein SHORT HYPOCOTYL IN WHITE LIGHT 1-like, producing the protein MSLLAARSPPSLFAVSQYQPPFPTSRTWLLSHPFQVSHALLRASRRASNFSQGVDNPVDDRRNWNGSIGSDFDLIGGEEEEAEEEDEEDDDEEEDRSLDLLVQFVENVFRKVSRRARKAVRSVLPQSIPTKLVGFCVNGVLMLAFLWVLKAFLEVICTLGTAVFVSILIIRGVWTGILYLQDIRSHRFDQLDDDQPHAWTGAQPAS; encoded by the exons ATGTCCTTACTTGCCGCTCGTTCACCGCCGTCCCTCTTCGCCGTTTCTCAATATCAACCGCCATTTCCAACCTCTCGAACCTGGCTTCTCTCCCATCCCTTCCAGGTTTCTCACGCGCTCCTCCGGGCTTCCAGAAGAGCCTCCAATTTCTCTCAG GGAGTTGATAATCCGGTGGATGATCGGCGCAACTGGAACGGCTCGATTGGCTCCGACTTCGACTTAATCGgtggggaggaggaggaggcggaggaggaggatgagGAGGATGACGATGAGGAAGAGGATAGAAGTTTGGATCTATTGGTTCAGTTTGTTGAGAATGTTTTCAGGAAGGTCTCGAGGCGAGCCCGGAAGGCTGTGCGATCGGTTCTTCCCCAATCCATCCCTACTAAACTG GTGGGATTTTGTGTCAATGGGGTGTTAATGCTGGcatttttgtgggttttgaaGGCATTTCTTGAG GTGATATGCACACTTGGAACTGCAGTATTTGTGAGCATACTCATCATTCGTGGCGTGTGGACTGGCATCTTATATCTACAAGATATCCGCAGCCACAGGTTCGATCAACTGGATGATGATCAGCCCCATGCCTGGACTGGTGCGCAGCCCGCATCCTGA
- the LOC111811281 gene encoding magnesium transporter MRS2-3-like isoform X2, with protein sequence MRGQHFHPQKPGLAGPDEENEPVRSYFPGVNVPLGAGIRKKGTRVRPWLLLDSTGEAQVVEAGKHAIMRRTGLPARDLRILDPLLSYPSTILGREKAIVINLEHIKAIIAAQEVFVLNARDPSVTPFVEELQKRVLRHHQATKASQDGNDDDSNWRNLYDLGEPRSRTQSPNYYQGFPQADEEEGKENGKQGLKNQEGLKVLPFEFVALEACLEAACSCLESEADTLELEAHPALDKLTTKISTLNLERVRQIKSRLVAITGRVQKVRDELEHLLDDDEDMAEMYLTEKMVQQQLENSSISSIPERDEMDDAVQQSGNDESSPEMSLEGNMDASHVGRDSHGTRTSTTQSAISKHLDVEELEMLLEAYFVQIDGTLNKLSTVWEYVDDTEDYINIMLDDKQNHLLQMGVMLTTATLVVSAFVVVAGIFGMNIHIELFEPEKAGMPEFLWTVGGGTTGTILLYVIAIAWCKHKRLLEYLPETETQAYCQWCSWPDKKALYILYISRSFIILLP encoded by the exons ATGCGAGGACAGCATTTTCACCCACAGAAGCCGGGTCTCGCCGGACCCGATGAGGAAAACGAACCAGTTCGCTCGTATTTCCCTGGAGTGAACGTCCCGTTAGGCGCCGGAATTCGGAAGAAGGGAACCAGAGTCCGGCCATGGCTGCTCCTGGACTCGACCGGCGAAGCTCAAGTAGTTGAGGCTGGAAAACATGCGATTATGCGGCGGACTGGCCTGCCGGCTCGGGACCTTCGGATTCTCGATCCGTTGCTCTCGTATCCATCTACAATTCTTGGCCGTGAGAAAGCGATTGTGATCAATTTAGAGCACATCAAAGCCATTATCGCTGCTCAAGAAGTGTTCGTGTTGAATGCCAGGGATCCGTCTGTAACTCCCTTTGTTGAGGAGCTTCAGAAGCGAGTATTGCGGCACCATCAAGCCACGAAGGCTTCTCAG GATGGCAATGACGATGATTCTAATTGGAGAAATTTGTATGACCTGGGGGAGCCTCGATCGAGGACTCAAAGTCCTAATTACTATCAAGGATTTCCACAGGCTGATGAGGAGGAGGGGAAGGAAAACGGGAAACAAGGTCTCAAAAATCAGGAGGGATTGAAGGTTCTTCCTTTCGAGTTTGTTGCTTTGGAGGCATGCCTTGAAGCCGCTTGCAGTTGCTTAGAAAGTGAA GCAGATACATTGGAGCTAGAAGCTCACCCAGCTTTGGATAAGCTGACTACTAAGATTAGTACTCTCAATTTGGAACGGGTGCGTCAAATCAAAAGTCGATTGGTTGCAATAACTGGACGAGTTCAAAAG GTGCGCGACGAATTAGAACACttgctagatgatgatgaggatATGGCTGAGATGTACTTAACAGAGAAGATGGTTCAGCAACAACTTGAGaactcttccatttcttcaattcCCGAGAGAGATGAAATGGACGACGCAGTTCAGCAGTCAGGCAACGATGAGAG TTCTCCTGAAATGTCGTTGGAAGGCAATATGGACGCTTCCCATGTGGGCAGGGACAGCCATGGGACCCGGACGAGTACTACCCAGAGCGCTATAAGCAAACACCTCGACGTGGAGGAACTCGAGATGCTGTTGGAGGCATACTTTGTGCAAATTGATGGTACACTGAACAAACTCTCCACGGTAT GGGAGTATGTGGATGACACAGAAGATTACATCAACATAATGCTGGATGACAAACAAAACCATCTTCTACAAATGGGAGTAATGTTGACAACAGCAACCCTTGTCGTGAGCGCGTTCGTCGTGGTGGCAGGTATCTTCGGGATGAACATCCATATTGAACTGTTTGAACCCGAAAAAGCAGGCATGCCAGAGTTCCTGTGGACTGTTGGTGGTGGCACTACTGGAACCATCTTGTTGTATGTCATTGCCATCGCTTGGTGCAAGCACAAACGCTTGCTCGAGTACTTACCCGAAACCGAAACTCAAGCATACTGCCAATGGTGTAGTTGGCCTGATAAAAAagcattatatatattatatatttcgCGCTCATTCATTATTCTACTACCTTGA
- the LOC111811316 gene encoding cysteine-rich and transmembrane domain-containing protein WIH2-like has protein sequence MSYYNQPPPPVGVPPPQGYPPQGYPPKDAYPPPGYPPQGGYPPAGYPPQGYPPPAYGPAYGPPQPQHSNQKKEVGFVEGCLAALCCCFVLDVCF, from the exons atgAGTTACTACAACCAGCCACCGCCTCCCGTCGGCGTTCCTCCGCCGCAAG GTTATCCGCCGCAAGGATATCCGCCGAAAGACGCTTATCCACCACCAGGATATCCACCGCAGGGCGGTTATCCTCCTGCTGGTTATCCTCCGCAGGGATATCCGCCTCCGGCGTATGGTCCGGCGTACGGACCACCTCAGCCTCAACATTcaaaccaaaagaaagaagttgGATTCGTCGAAGGCTG TTTGGCTGCTCTTTGTTGTTGCTTTGTCTTGGATGTATGCTTTTGA
- the LOC111776400 gene encoding uncharacterized protein LOC111776400, translating into MDGSAESGWTVYLENSSSSSSSSFLFTPTIHDSFGVLHKDEHELDLSMVSDASSGPPIFPENYVIFPENEALFPENYVIFPENEAIFPENETGSKTSRKMKGCEERRRRRRDRMDKTTSFLDDTASSDPNFNNSESSSYQSQFNTIRQSSPSRNQRQKNQWFKGKR; encoded by the exons ATGGATGGGTCGGCGGAGTCTGGTTGGACTGTGTATTTGGagaattcttcttcttcttcttcttcttcttttttgttcactCCAACAATTCATGATTCTTTTGGTGTTCTTCATAAGGATGAACATGAACTGGATTTGTCTATGGTTTCTGATGCTTCTTCTGGGCCTCCAATTTTCCCGgaaaattatgttattttccCGGAAAATGAAGCTCTTTTCCCGgaaaattatgttattttccCGGAAAATGAAGCTATTTTCCCGGAAAATGAAACTGGGTCGAAAACTAGCCGCAAAATGAAGGGTTGTGAGGAACGACGACGGCGGCGCCGTGATCGGATGGacaaaacgacgtcgtttctTGATGACACTGCTAGCTCTGATCCCAATTTCAATAATTCG GAGAGTTCATCCTACCAAAGCCAATTTAACACAATTAGACAATCATCTCCATCTCGAAATCAAAGGCAAAAGAATCA GTGGTTTAAAGGGAAGAGATGA
- the LOC111811289 gene encoding uncharacterized protein LOC111811289 isoform X1 has product MLVQCWKLESVTPAAILMFHSCSSLQMRTIGAIRPQLTELFNRSCFRSFRVRALSSSSLASSNQSRGGLPRFFSQVLPSYKGDVIRLEGDEVWHMTKVLRLKTDDRVELFNGNGGLVEGSIKNVRVNGLDILAMEDPKSVLPQSTQWHVFAACGTLKGGRADWLVEKCTELGASSVTPLLTERCATISDNRVHRFERITLAATKQCQRLHQMSLNSPLKIYGLLHIINESKLSFVAVAEATPLVSALASIETESGGLLVVGPEGDFTEKEVNMMKEAGAIPVGLGPYRLRVETATVAILSTLMLWSDSKSSNR; this is encoded by the exons ATGCTTGTTCAGTGTTGGAAGCTTGAAAGCGTCACACCAGCGGCAATCCTCATGTTCCATAGTTGTTCTTCTTTGCAGATGCGAACTATAGGAGCAATACGACCTCAATTGACGGAGTTATTCAACCGTTCGTGTTTCAGAAGCTTCAGAGTTAGAGCTCTCTCGTCTTCATCTCTGGCTTCCTCGAATCAATCCCGCGGTGGTCTTCCTCGCTTCTTCTCCCAAGTTCTTCCTTCTTATAAG GGTGATGTTATTCGTCTAGAAGGCGATGAAGTCTGGCATATGACTAAAGTTTTGAGGTTGAAGACTGATGATAG GGTGGAGCTGTTCAATGGAAATGGAGGTTTAGTTGAAGGGAGCATAAAGAACGTTCGTGTCAACGGACTCGACATTCTGGCAATGGAAGATCCAAAATCTGTTCTACCTCAAAGCACACAGTGGCATGTATTTGCAGCTTGTG GTACTCTAAAGGGCGGTCGTGCTGATTGGCTTGTTGAGAAATGTACA GAACTGGGTGCCAGTAGCGTAACTCCACTGCTAACAGAACGTTGCGCTACCATATCTGATAACCGGGTACACAGATTTGAACGTATCACATTGGCAGCAACTAAACAAT GTCAAAGACTGCACCAAATGAGTCTGAATTCTCCATTGAAGATTTATGGTCTTTTGCACATT ATTAATGAGTCGAAGCTATCTTTTGTAGCAGTTGCAGAAGCAACCCCGCTTGTAAGTGCATTAGCTTCAATTGAAACCGAGTCTGGTGGGCTTTTGGTCGTCGGACCTGAAGGAG acTTCACCGAAAAAGAGGTCAATATGATGAAAGAAGCTGGTGCAATTCCAGTTGGTCTTGGTCCATATCGACTTCGTGTTGAAACTGCAACAGTTGCAATCTTATCAACCCTGATGTTATGGTCTGACTCGAAAAGTTCTAATCGTTAA